The proteins below come from a single Arthrobacter crystallopoietes genomic window:
- a CDS encoding APC family permease: MSQTTRTAPAAARTGKGLASGQLGLLAVVVIGISTIAPAYVLTSTLGPTVQAIGTYLPAIFIVGFVPMFLVALGYRELNADSPDSGTTFTWVTKAFGPFVGWMGGWGLLAANIIVLSNLAGVAVDFFYLFLSQLTGSQAIADLAANKVVNVLTCLVFVALAVWVSCRGVKTTKTVQYVLVIFQLGVLAWFVLGALAKIGTVPDAQPLAFDWEWFNPFGIESFSAFAAGLSLSIFAFWGWDVCLTMNEETTNGKRTSGIAAAVTAVAVLVIYLLGSVATIMFAGVGDTGLGLNNPDISENVFTAIAGPVMGPFAILLSLAVLSSCASSLQSTMISPARSLLAMGYYKALPERFARINPRFQSPVYATVVAGAVSAGFYTLMRFVSDNVLNDTIMALGLMICFYYGLTALACVWYFRRTAFVNARSFLFRFLFPLLGGLALVVVFLQTAVDSWDPAFGSGSEVFGIGLVFIIGVGIIALGLVAMLLFYRRNPEFFRGQTLEQDSPALVVPE, translated from the coding sequence ATGAGCCAGACAACACGCACCGCCCCGGCGGCGGCCCGGACCGGCAAGGGGCTCGCCAGCGGACAGCTCGGCCTGCTCGCCGTCGTCGTTATTGGTATTTCCACCATCGCACCGGCCTACGTGCTGACCTCCACGCTGGGTCCCACCGTGCAGGCCATCGGCACCTACCTGCCGGCGATCTTCATAGTTGGCTTCGTGCCGATGTTCCTGGTGGCGCTGGGTTACCGCGAGCTGAATGCGGACTCGCCGGACAGCGGCACCACGTTCACGTGGGTGACCAAGGCGTTCGGGCCGTTTGTGGGCTGGATGGGCGGTTGGGGGCTGCTCGCCGCGAACATTATTGTGCTCTCCAACCTGGCCGGCGTGGCGGTGGACTTCTTCTACCTCTTCCTCTCCCAGCTCACCGGCTCGCAGGCCATTGCCGACCTGGCCGCGAACAAGGTAGTCAACGTGCTGACCTGCCTGGTGTTTGTGGCGCTGGCGGTCTGGGTTTCCTGCCGCGGCGTGAAGACCACCAAGACCGTGCAGTACGTGCTGGTGATCTTCCAGCTGGGCGTGCTGGCCTGGTTTGTGCTCGGCGCGCTGGCCAAGATCGGTACCGTGCCGGACGCGCAGCCGCTGGCGTTCGACTGGGAGTGGTTCAACCCCTTCGGCATCGAGAGCTTCTCCGCCTTCGCCGCCGGTTTGTCGCTATCCATCTTCGCCTTCTGGGGCTGGGATGTCTGCCTGACCATGAACGAAGAAACCACCAACGGCAAGCGGACCTCCGGCATCGCCGCCGCGGTTACCGCCGTCGCTGTTCTGGTCATCTACCTGCTGGGCTCCGTTGCGACCATCATGTTCGCCGGCGTCGGCGACACGGGATTGGGGCTGAATAATCCGGACATTTCCGAGAACGTCTTCACGGCCATCGCCGGCCCGGTCATGGGCCCCTTTGCCATCCTGCTCTCGCTGGCCGTGCTGTCCAGCTGCGCGTCCTCGCTGCAGTCCACCATGATCTCGCCTGCCCGCAGCCTGCTGGCCATGGGCTACTACAAGGCGCTGCCGGAGCGCTTCGCGAGGATCAACCCGCGGTTCCAGTCGCCGGTGTACGCCACGGTGGTGGCCGGTGCCGTATCGGCCGGCTTCTACACGCTGATGCGCTTTGTCAGCGACAACGTCCTCAACGACACGATCATGGCGCTGGGCCTGATGATCTGCTTCTACTACGGACTGACCGCGCTGGCCTGCGTCTGGTATTTCCGCCGGACCGCGTTCGTGAACGCGCGCAGCTTCCTGTTCCGGTTCCTGTTCCCGCTGCTCGGCGGTCTGGCCCTGGTGGTCGTCTTCCTCCAGACGGCGGTAGACAGCTGGGATCCGGCATTCGGCAGCGGCTCGGAGGTCTTCGGGATCGGGCTGGTGTTCATCATCGGCGTGGGCATCATCGCGCTGGGCCTGGTGGCAATGCTGCTGTTCTACCGGCGCAACCCGGAGTTCTTCCGCGGGCAAACGCTTGAGCAGGATTCGCCGGCTCTGGTGGTGCCGGAATAG
- a CDS encoding gamma-aminobutyraldehyde dehydrogenase produces the protein MHQFIDGRYREGRGDEAKRTNPVTGEPAEIIRYASTDDVDDAVAAAKRAFGTWSRHTPAERSDALLALAAELGRRAQEIAAVETAQTGKAIRLATEFDVPGTVDNVSFFAGAARQLQGLAAGEYGAGGTSMIRREPIGVVGSIAPWNYPFQMAGWKILPAIAAGNTIVLKPSELTPGTSLIFAEAATAAGIPDGVINIVTGTGTVAGEHLVRHPDVAMTSFTGSTAVGRKIMALASETAKRAHLELGGKAPFVVFDDADVEAAAHGAVAGSIINAGQDCTAATRAYIQRPLFDAFTARVAELMDQVIVGDPTEEATDLGSLISHNHRDKVAGFVDRARANGAAILAGGHAPGGDLAAGAYYRPTLVAGAAQDSEIVQEEVFGPVLTALPFDTDDEALTLANDTPYGLAASAWTNDLNRSLRASAEIQAGCVWINDHIPIVSEMPHGGYKASGFGKDMSAYSLEDYTNTKHVMLSRDKTPHKDWQNTIFRARG, from the coding sequence TTGCACCAGTTTATTGACGGCCGGTACCGCGAAGGCCGCGGCGACGAGGCCAAACGGACCAATCCCGTCACCGGCGAGCCCGCCGAGATCATCCGCTATGCCAGTACGGACGACGTCGACGACGCGGTCGCCGCGGCCAAGCGGGCCTTCGGCACGTGGTCGCGGCACACCCCGGCCGAGCGCTCCGATGCCCTGCTCGCCCTCGCCGCGGAACTGGGCCGCCGCGCGCAGGAGATAGCGGCCGTCGAAACCGCCCAGACCGGCAAGGCCATCCGCCTGGCCACGGAATTCGATGTCCCTGGAACCGTCGACAACGTCTCCTTCTTCGCCGGCGCCGCCCGGCAGCTGCAGGGCCTGGCCGCCGGCGAATACGGCGCCGGCGGTACGTCGATGATCCGCCGCGAACCCATCGGCGTGGTCGGCTCCATCGCCCCCTGGAACTACCCGTTCCAAATGGCCGGCTGGAAAATCCTGCCCGCCATCGCCGCCGGCAACACCATTGTGCTCAAACCCTCCGAACTCACCCCCGGCACCTCCCTCATCTTTGCCGAAGCCGCCACCGCCGCCGGCATCCCGGACGGCGTAATCAACATCGTCACCGGCACCGGCACCGTCGCCGGCGAACACCTCGTCAGGCACCCCGACGTGGCCATGACCTCCTTCACCGGCTCCACCGCCGTCGGACGCAAAATCATGGCCCTCGCCAGCGAAACCGCCAAACGCGCGCATCTGGAACTCGGCGGCAAAGCACCCTTCGTGGTCTTCGACGACGCCGACGTCGAAGCCGCCGCCCACGGCGCAGTCGCCGGGTCCATCATCAACGCCGGCCAGGATTGCACCGCCGCCACCCGCGCCTACATCCAGCGCCCGCTCTTCGACGCCTTCACCGCCCGCGTCGCCGAACTCATGGACCAGGTCATCGTCGGCGACCCCACCGAGGAGGCCACGGACCTCGGCTCGCTGATCAGCCATAATCACCGCGACAAGGTCGCCGGTTTCGTCGACCGCGCCCGTGCCAACGGCGCCGCCATCCTCGCCGGCGGCCACGCACCCGGCGGCGACCTCGCCGCCGGCGCCTACTACCGCCCCACCCTCGTGGCCGGCGCCGCGCAGGACTCCGAGATCGTGCAGGAGGAAGTCTTCGGGCCCGTACTCACCGCGCTGCCCTTCGACACCGACGACGAAGCCCTCACCCTGGCCAACGACACCCCCTACGGGCTAGCCGCCTCCGCCTGGACCAACGACCTCAACCGCTCCCTGCGCGCCAGCGCCGAAATCCAGGCCGGCTGCGTCTGGATCAACGACCACATCCCGATCGTCTCCGAAATGCCCCACGGCGGCTACAAAGCCTCCGGCTTCGGCAAAGACATGTCCGCCTACTCGCTCGAGGACTACACCAACACCAAACACGTCATGCTCAGCCGCGACAAAACACCTCACAAGGACTGGCAAAACACCATCTTCCGTGCCAGGGGCTGA
- a CDS encoding NAD(P)/FAD-dependent oxidoreductase, with protein MSRTTTYDDADRRIPQSRVHAALADASTTPYWLDDPARPDSLAPLDWDTTTDLAVVGGGYTGLWTALMAKERDPDRRVVLLEGKRIGWAASGRNGGFCEASLTHGEANGKKHLPQEAARLQELGHENLEQIADTVEKYGIDCGFEWTGTLSVATEDHQVEWLREDEGKDPNVVFLDRDAVRKELNSPVYRAGLWDKKSTAMLHPARLAWGLQRACLASGVEIYEHTPVRGIRATKGGSGPVRITTDGGTVTAAKVALATNVFPSLLKRTRLHTVPVYDYVLMTEPLTPEQLRAIGWHNRQGLSDLNNRFHYYRLATDPQGHQRILFGGYDAVYHYGRRVKAEYDQREETFARLAAHFYATFPQLESVKFTHKWGGAIDTCSRFFSFFTTAYGGRVAYAAGYTGLGVGATRFGANVLLDLLAGTPTERTRLQLVTKKPLPFPPEPLAWLGVKITAAAMIRADRRQGRRGPWLKLMDAIGMGFDS; from the coding sequence GTGAGCCGGACCACTACGTACGACGACGCCGACCGCCGCATCCCGCAGTCCCGAGTCCACGCTGCGCTGGCCGATGCGTCCACCACGCCGTACTGGCTCGACGATCCGGCCCGGCCGGACTCGCTCGCGCCGCTGGACTGGGATACCACTACGGATCTGGCCGTGGTCGGCGGCGGATACACGGGGTTGTGGACGGCACTGATGGCCAAGGAACGCGATCCGGACCGGCGCGTGGTGCTGCTGGAAGGCAAACGGATCGGCTGGGCGGCCTCCGGGCGCAACGGCGGTTTCTGCGAGGCCAGCCTGACCCACGGCGAGGCCAACGGCAAGAAGCACCTGCCACAGGAAGCCGCGCGCCTGCAGGAGCTGGGCCATGAGAACCTGGAGCAGATCGCTGACACCGTGGAGAAGTACGGGATCGACTGCGGCTTCGAATGGACGGGCACGCTCAGCGTCGCCACCGAGGACCATCAGGTGGAGTGGCTGCGCGAGGACGAGGGCAAGGATCCGAACGTGGTGTTCCTGGACCGGGACGCCGTCCGCAAGGAGCTGAACTCCCCGGTCTACCGGGCCGGCCTCTGGGACAAGAAGAGCACGGCCATGCTCCACCCGGCCCGCCTCGCGTGGGGACTGCAGCGCGCCTGCCTGGCCTCCGGCGTCGAAATTTACGAGCACACGCCGGTCCGCGGGATCAGAGCCACGAAAGGTGGCAGCGGTCCGGTCCGGATAACTACCGACGGCGGCACGGTCACCGCGGCGAAGGTCGCGCTGGCCACCAATGTGTTCCCCTCCCTGCTCAAGCGCACGCGGCTGCACACCGTGCCGGTCTACGACTACGTCCTGATGACCGAACCGCTGACGCCCGAACAGCTGCGGGCCATCGGCTGGCACAACCGGCAGGGACTGAGCGATCTGAACAACCGCTTCCACTACTACCGGCTGGCCACCGATCCGCAGGGGCACCAGCGCATCCTCTTCGGCGGCTACGACGCGGTCTACCACTACGGCCGGCGGGTGAAGGCCGAATACGACCAGCGCGAGGAGACCTTCGCCCGCTTGGCCGCCCACTTCTACGCCACGTTCCCGCAGCTGGAGTCGGTGAAATTCACCCACAAGTGGGGCGGCGCCATCGACACGTGCAGCCGTTTCTTCTCCTTCTTTACGACGGCGTACGGCGGCCGCGTTGCCTACGCCGCCGGTTACACGGGGTTGGGTGTGGGCGCCACCCGTTTCGGCGCCAACGTCCTGCTGGACCTGCTCGCCGGCACGCCGACAGAACGCACCCGACTGCAGTTGGTAACGAAGAAGCCGCTCCCGTTTCCGCCCGAGCCGCTGGCCTGGCTCGGCGTCAAAATCACCGCGGCCGCGATGATCCGCGCGGACCGCCGCCAGGGCAGGCGCGGACCCTGGCTCAAACTAATGGATGCCATCGGAATGGGCTTCGACTCCTGA
- a CDS encoding agmatine deiminase family protein, which translates to MAWKMPAETAEQSRIWMAFPPGGYTLGDTEEQAHAARSTWASVANAVAEFEPVTMVVDPADTATARDYLSPAVETVTAPLNDAWMRDIGPTFVTNDDGGLAAVDWVFNGWGQQDWASWDKDEKIATRVAELAGVERIASALVNEGGGIQVDGEGTVLVTETVQLDPGRNPGATKAQIEAELARTIGATKIIWLPRGLTRDSQRYGTRGHVDIVAAIPSPGTLLVHAQNNPEHPDYEVSRELIAFLHGTTDAAGRSWNIVEVPAPETLRDDEGFVDYSYINHLVVNGGVIACTFADPADEKALAILADVYPGRRVAGLDARELFARGGGIHCITQQQPRTSRKAMT; encoded by the coding sequence ATGGCGTGGAAGATGCCCGCCGAAACGGCCGAACAGTCCCGTATCTGGATGGCTTTCCCGCCCGGCGGCTACACGCTCGGCGACACCGAGGAGCAGGCCCATGCCGCCCGCTCCACCTGGGCGTCCGTTGCCAACGCCGTCGCCGAATTCGAACCCGTCACCATGGTGGTGGATCCGGCCGACACCGCCACCGCGCGCGACTACCTCTCCCCCGCCGTCGAAACGGTCACCGCACCGCTGAACGATGCATGGATGCGCGACATCGGCCCCACCTTCGTCACGAACGACGACGGCGGGCTGGCTGCGGTCGACTGGGTGTTCAATGGCTGGGGCCAGCAGGACTGGGCGAGCTGGGACAAGGACGAAAAGATCGCCACCCGCGTGGCCGAGCTGGCCGGCGTCGAACGCATTGCCTCCGCGCTGGTCAACGAGGGCGGCGGGATCCAGGTGGACGGCGAGGGTACTGTCCTGGTCACCGAGACCGTTCAGCTGGACCCGGGCCGGAATCCCGGGGCCACCAAGGCGCAGATCGAGGCCGAGCTGGCCCGTACCATCGGCGCCACCAAGATCATCTGGCTGCCGCGCGGGTTGACCCGCGACTCCCAGCGCTACGGCACGCGGGGGCATGTGGACATTGTGGCTGCAATCCCTTCCCCGGGGACCCTGCTGGTGCACGCGCAGAACAACCCGGAGCATCCGGACTACGAGGTCAGCCGCGAGCTCATTGCGTTCCTCCACGGCACTACCGATGCCGCCGGCCGGAGCTGGAACATCGTTGAGGTACCGGCGCCGGAAACGCTGCGGGACGACGAGGGCTTCGTGGACTACAGCTACATCAACCATCTGGTGGTCAACGGCGGCGTCATCGCCTGCACCTTCGCTGACCCGGCGGATGAAAAGGCGCTCGCCATTCTCGCCGACGTCTATCCCGGCCGCCGCGTTGCCGGCCTGGATGCCCGCGAACTCTTTGCCCGCGGCGGCGGCATCCACTGCATCACGCAGCAGCAGCCCCGCACTTCCCGAAAGGCCATGACATGA
- a CDS encoding Glu/Leu/Phe/Val family dehydrogenase, with amino-acid sequence MTTTVLSPHPSGKSGQDPAAAGTDAGPWESAQSQLASAVRTLGYSSGLHQMLARPRRELSVSIPLRRDDGTVEILTGYRVQHNFSRGPAKGGLRYSPEVSLDEVRALAMWMTWKCALLDVPYGGAKGGITIDPRNYSQQELERVTRRYTSEILPVIGPEKDIPAPDIGTDEQTMAWMMDTYSVNVGYTVPGVVTGKPVSVGGSLGRASATSRGVVHVALAALRQAGIAPAGSTAAVQGFGKVGAGAAEFLAEAGVAVVAVGDQYGAIYNAAGLEIKALTEHVRETGSVVGFKGSDAIGSEELLELEVDLLVPAAVEGVLHGGNAGRVRAKVIVEGANGPTTAAADAVFRENGVLVVPDILANAGGVIVSYFEWVQGNQAYWWTAAEVEERLEQRMLAAWENVLAVAARRGLSLREAATVTAVERVAEAHLTRGLYP; translated from the coding sequence ATGACGACAACTGTTTTATCACCGCACCCCTCAGGCAAATCCGGCCAGGACCCGGCCGCCGCCGGCACCGACGCGGGCCCGTGGGAGAGTGCACAAAGCCAGCTGGCCTCGGCCGTCCGCACCCTCGGCTACAGCTCCGGGCTGCACCAGATGCTGGCCCGGCCACGCCGCGAGCTCTCCGTGAGCATTCCGCTGCGCAGGGACGATGGCACAGTGGAAATCCTCACCGGCTACCGCGTCCAGCACAACTTCTCGCGCGGGCCGGCCAAGGGCGGACTGCGCTACAGCCCGGAGGTTTCGCTCGACGAAGTGCGGGCGCTGGCGATGTGGATGACCTGGAAATGTGCCCTTCTCGATGTGCCCTACGGCGGGGCCAAGGGCGGGATCACAATCGATCCGCGCAACTACTCGCAGCAGGAACTTGAGCGCGTAACGCGCCGGTACACCAGCGAAATCCTGCCGGTGATCGGCCCCGAAAAGGACATCCCGGCTCCGGACATCGGCACCGACGAACAGACCATGGCGTGGATGATGGATACCTACTCCGTCAATGTCGGCTACACGGTGCCCGGCGTGGTGACCGGCAAGCCCGTCAGCGTGGGCGGCTCCCTCGGCCGGGCCAGCGCGACCTCCCGCGGTGTCGTCCACGTGGCCTTGGCCGCTCTCCGGCAGGCTGGCATCGCCCCGGCCGGGAGCACCGCCGCCGTGCAGGGTTTCGGCAAGGTTGGCGCCGGTGCCGCGGAATTCCTCGCCGAGGCCGGCGTCGCCGTCGTCGCTGTGGGGGACCAGTACGGCGCGATATACAACGCAGCCGGACTGGAGATCAAGGCACTGACCGAGCATGTCCGCGAAACGGGCAGCGTGGTCGGATTCAAGGGCTCCGACGCCATCGGCTCCGAGGAGCTGCTCGAACTGGAGGTCGACCTGCTGGTGCCGGCCGCCGTCGAAGGTGTCCTGCATGGCGGGAATGCCGGGCGGGTCCGGGCAAAGGTCATCGTGGAAGGCGCCAACGGACCCACCACGGCTGCCGCTGATGCTGTTTTCCGTGAGAACGGCGTGCTGGTGGTGCCCGATATCCTCGCCAACGCCGGTGGCGTGATCGTGTCCTACTTCGAGTGGGTGCAGGGCAACCAGGCCTACTGGTGGACCGCCGCCGAGGTCGAGGAGCGGCTGGAACAACGCATGCTCGCAGCGTGGGAGAACGTGCTGGCCGTTGCTGCCCGGCGTGGCCTGAGCCTGCGCGAGGCAGCAACCGTGACGGCTGTCGAGCGCGTGGCGGAAGCCCACCTCACCCGCGGCCTCTACCCCTAA
- a CDS encoding nitrilase-related carbon-nitrogen hydrolase has translation MIELTQLDPPVSFARTERSDRAPLRVGLVQHRWYADAAETKAELAEGIARAAALGAAVVFLPELTLSKYPADKLPEGRAEELAEDLLTGPTFTFAAEAARANNVCVHASLYQRTDDPADELGLNTAILVSPQGDLLATTHKLHIPVTAGYYEDKYFRQGPAGEDAYQVHAPAELGGLRLGMPTCWDEWFPELARMYSLGGAELLVYPTAIGSEPDHPDFDTQPLWQQVIVGNGIANGLFMVAPNRWGNEGTNTFYGSSFISDPYGRILVQAPRDESAVLVADLDLDQRKDWLTLFPFLTTRRPDTYARLTEPVRADQPFGSTGSVQPAVSGTVASAAKVVTAAAGTVA, from the coding sequence ATGATTGAACTGACTCAACTGGATCCGCCTGTGTCGTTTGCCCGTACCGAGCGCAGCGACCGCGCACCGCTGCGCGTCGGCTTGGTCCAGCACCGCTGGTACGCCGATGCAGCGGAAACCAAAGCCGAACTCGCCGAAGGGATCGCACGTGCGGCAGCCCTCGGCGCCGCCGTCGTCTTCCTGCCGGAACTCACGCTGTCCAAGTACCCTGCGGACAAGCTGCCCGAAGGCCGTGCCGAGGAACTGGCCGAAGACCTCCTGACCGGCCCCACCTTCACCTTCGCCGCCGAGGCCGCGCGCGCCAACAATGTGTGCGTGCACGCCTCGCTGTACCAGCGCACTGATGACCCGGCCGACGAACTCGGCCTGAACACCGCCATTCTGGTGTCGCCGCAGGGCGACCTGCTGGCCACCACCCACAAACTCCACATTCCGGTCACCGCCGGCTACTACGAAGACAAGTACTTCCGCCAGGGCCCCGCCGGCGAGGACGCCTACCAGGTGCACGCGCCGGCAGAACTGGGCGGTCTCCGGCTGGGTATGCCGACCTGCTGGGACGAGTGGTTCCCCGAACTCGCGCGGATGTATTCCCTCGGCGGTGCGGAACTCTTGGTCTACCCCACGGCCATTGGCTCCGAGCCGGACCACCCGGACTTCGACACGCAGCCCCTCTGGCAGCAAGTCATCGTGGGCAACGGCATCGCCAACGGCCTGTTCATGGTGGCCCCGAACCGCTGGGGCAACGAGGGCACCAACACCTTCTACGGCTCCTCCTTCATCTCCGATCCGTACGGCCGCATCCTGGTGCAGGCTCCGCGGGACGAGTCGGCGGTACTGGTTGCGGACCTCGACCTGGACCAGCGCAAGGACTGGCTGACGCTCTTCCCCTTCCTGACCACCCGCCGCCCGGACACCTACGCCCGGCTGACCGAACCGGTCCGTGCGGACCAGCCCTTCGGCTCGACTGGATCGGTGCAGCCGGCAGTCTCGGGCACAGTTGCCTCGGCAGCGAAGGTGGTAACAGCCGCCGCAGGAACGGTGGCCTGA
- a CDS encoding TetR/AcrR family transcriptional regulator translates to MAPAEIGIQRERAKGLSREVIVDACLRLADEHGSSALTFRRIGRLLGADPTALYRHFKDKDELLLALADRLIGEALKDFEPEPSWRATIKELVVRGRRAYLAHPQVAALAAVRVTRQESEMQFVETMLATFRRAGFGAVDAVRTYRACADFMLAWTGFDAALRSLGEKSEADNRAWAEAYAQASPERFPNATASAAAMAGISDEDNFDFALELLLDGIEARLHACAAARPVAPPAHRKEPQP, encoded by the coding sequence ATGGCACCGGCAGAAATCGGGATCCAGCGGGAGCGTGCCAAGGGGCTCTCGCGCGAGGTCATCGTCGACGCCTGCCTCCGGCTGGCCGACGAGCATGGCAGCTCGGCATTGACCTTCCGCCGCATCGGGCGGCTGCTCGGCGCGGATCCGACGGCGCTTTACCGGCATTTCAAGGACAAGGACGAGCTGCTGCTGGCCCTCGCGGACCGGCTGATCGGCGAGGCGCTGAAGGACTTCGAACCGGAGCCGTCCTGGCGGGCCACCATCAAGGAGCTCGTGGTGCGCGGGCGGCGGGCGTACCTGGCCCACCCGCAGGTGGCGGCGCTCGCGGCCGTACGTGTGACCCGGCAGGAGTCCGAGATGCAGTTCGTCGAGACCATGCTCGCCACATTCCGGCGGGCCGGCTTCGGCGCGGTGGATGCCGTGCGGACCTACCGGGCGTGCGCCGACTTCATGCTCGCCTGGACCGGATTCGACGCCGCACTGAGGTCTCTCGGCGAGAAGTCCGAGGCGGACAACCGGGCTTGGGCAGAAGCCTATGCGCAGGCTTCGCCGGAGCGCTTTCCGAACGCAACGGCATCGGCGGCGGCGATGGCCGGCATCAGCGACGAGGACAACTTCGACTTCGCGCTCGAACTGCTGCTCGACGGCATCGAGGCCCGGCTCCACGCTTGCGCCGCTGCCCGGCCGGTTGCTCCGCCTGCTCATCGAAAGGAACCGCAACCATGA
- a CDS encoding amidohydrolase, whose product MSADWIFHSGRIFDGQQVHPTATAVAVTDGRITAVGTDAQVREAAGTSAETVNLAGRLLTPGFTDAHVHAVYGGVERRGCDLSDSSGLDAVLTCIDAYAALKPESWITGGGWHKADFPGGYPTRELLDKIVPDRPVYLINADHHSAWVNTRALELAGVDAATPDPADGWIERGTDGFPTGTLHEGAMDLVNKFLPPLTDEDLCGGLLEAQRYLHSVGVTGWQEAILGSYAGYPDASGAYRTLAGRGLLTGRATGALWVPRSTTSDNIAELVTDFEERRRANSAGGFVTTSAKIMVDGVPENRTAAMLDPYLRPCRCGNPDGRDGRADSAGHAVADQDADGNDRGLLYLPKEVLTQTAVALDAAGFDLHLHVIGDRAVRDGLDAVEHARRSNPRTRGRHHMAHLQIIHPQDIARFAALDVTVNAQALWACNDDQMLQLTVPLIGQERAAWQYPFGSLLAAGATMAMGSDWPVSTPDPWQATHVAVNRTYPAYPEAPPLLPEQAISLQTALSSYTAGSAWLNRNDDGGAVSVGKAADLVVLNADPFRLDPGELHTVGTDFTMVAGVPVYTGQPQEAKA is encoded by the coding sequence GTGAGTGCAGACTGGATCTTCCATTCCGGTCGGATCTTTGACGGGCAGCAGGTCCACCCGACGGCGACGGCAGTAGCTGTCACCGATGGCCGGATCACCGCCGTCGGCACCGACGCCCAGGTGCGTGAAGCTGCAGGAACCTCAGCGGAAACGGTGAACCTGGCCGGCCGGCTCCTCACGCCCGGCTTCACGGACGCCCATGTCCACGCCGTCTATGGCGGCGTCGAGCGGCGCGGCTGCGACCTCTCCGACAGCTCCGGGCTGGACGCCGTTTTGACGTGCATCGACGCCTATGCGGCATTGAAGCCAGAGTCCTGGATCACCGGCGGCGGCTGGCACAAGGCGGACTTCCCCGGCGGCTACCCCACGCGCGAGCTGCTCGACAAAATTGTGCCGGACCGTCCGGTGTACCTCATCAACGCGGACCATCACAGTGCCTGGGTCAATACCCGCGCGCTGGAACTCGCCGGGGTGGATGCGGCAACGCCGGACCCAGCGGACGGGTGGATTGAACGCGGCACGGACGGCTTCCCCACCGGCACGCTGCACGAGGGCGCGATGGACCTGGTCAACAAGTTCCTGCCGCCGCTGACGGACGAGGATCTCTGCGGCGGACTGCTCGAGGCCCAGCGCTACCTGCATTCGGTGGGCGTGACCGGCTGGCAGGAAGCGATCCTCGGCAGCTACGCGGGCTATCCGGACGCCAGCGGCGCCTACCGCACTTTGGCCGGTCGCGGCCTGCTTACCGGCAGGGCCACCGGCGCGCTCTGGGTGCCGCGCAGCACCACCTCGGACAACATCGCCGAACTGGTCACCGATTTCGAAGAACGACGACGGGCCAACAGCGCCGGTGGATTCGTCACCACGAGTGCCAAGATTATGGTGGACGGCGTGCCCGAGAACCGTACCGCGGCGATGCTGGATCCCTACCTGCGCCCCTGCCGCTGCGGAAACCCGGACGGCAGGGACGGCAGAGCCGACAGCGCCGGACACGCCGTCGCGGACCAGGACGCGGACGGGAACGACCGGGGGCTGCTGTACCTGCCCAAGGAGGTGCTGACCCAGACAGCGGTTGCCCTGGATGCTGCCGGATTCGACCTGCACCTGCACGTGATCGGCGACCGCGCCGTCCGGGACGGACTGGACGCCGTCGAGCACGCACGCCGCAGCAACCCCCGCACCCGCGGACGCCATCACATGGCGCACCTGCAGATCATCCACCCGCAGGACATCGCCCGCTTCGCGGCCCTCGACGTGACGGTAAACGCACAGGCGCTCTGGGCCTGCAACGACGACCAGATGCTGCAGCTGACCGTGCCGCTCATCGGTCAGGAACGCGCGGCCTGGCAGTATCCCTTCGGCTCCCTGCTGGCTGCCGGGGCCACCATGGCCATGGGCTCGGACTGGCCGGTGTCCACGCCCGATCCCTGGCAGGCCACCCACGTGGCAGTCAACCGCACCTACCCCGCCTACCCGGAGGCTCCGCCCCTGCTGCCGGAACAGGCCATTTCACTGCAAACCGCCCTCTCGTCCTACACAGCCGGCTCGGCGTGGCTGAACCGCAACGACGACGGCGGTGCCGTCTCGGTGGGCAAAGCCGCCGATCTCGTGGTGCTGAATGCCGATCCCTTCCGGCTGGACCCGGGTGAACTGCACACCGTCGGCACGGACTTCACCATGGTCGCGGGCGTCCCGGTCTATACCGGACAGCCGCAGGAGGCGAAGGCGTGA